The following proteins are co-located in the Flammeovirga kamogawensis genome:
- a CDS encoding MarR family winged helix-turn-helix transcriptional regulator gives MSIETDINQKEFKTSFQKAYINLMFTNNWMLGKTKTWFKQHGITHQQYNVLRILRGAYPKCMNPGSIKEVMIDKSPDLTRLIDRLIEKGFVQRETCGSNRRKVDVIITDIGLEKLRELDPHQETIIETFKELTEEEASQLSDLLDKLRGSK, from the coding sequence ATGTCAATAGAGACGGATATCAACCAGAAAGAGTTTAAAACCTCTTTTCAGAAGGCTTATATAAATTTGATGTTTACAAATAATTGGATGTTAGGGAAAACCAAAACTTGGTTTAAACAGCATGGCATTACCCATCAACAATATAATGTTCTTCGTATATTGAGAGGAGCATATCCTAAATGCATGAACCCAGGAAGTATAAAGGAAGTAATGATTGATAAAAGCCCAGATTTAACGAGATTGATCGATCGGCTAATTGAGAAGGGATTTGTTCAAAGAGAAACGTGCGGAAGCAACAGGCGTAAAGTAGACGTGATTATAACGGATATAGGATTGGAGAAGCTAAGAGAATTAGATCCACATCAAGAAACTATAATAGAAACATTCAAAGAATTAACAGAGGAAGAAGCATCTCAGCTTAGTGATTTACTGGATAAACTTAGAGGTTCAAAATAA
- the ftsH gene encoding ATP-dependent zinc metalloprotease FtsH, with protein sequence MDQNKRKIPKNPLPKKNNYQVGMLIALILVVVGLAYFSKSSTTETTTLHDFKTMLKDGDVDEITIVNNRWVEVVLNQDALKKSKYKDIKEERSPFSVVKQEPNYRFQIASADHFLKVLDEAQANLPDAQKVPYEVDTRESFGTWFMSSGFLLVLLFGFWFLMRRMAGGGAGGQIFNIGKSKAQMFDADHMKVTFKDVAGLDEAKEEVEEIVDFLKNSKKYTDLGGKIPKGVLLVGPPGTGKTLLAKAVAGEAGVPFFSMSGSDFVEMFVGVGAARVRDLFKQAKEKAPCIIFIDEIDAIGRSRGKGSMPGSNDERENTLNSLLVEMDGFGTDSGVIILAATNRPDVLDSALMRAGRFDRQISIDKPDINGREQIFKVHLGPIKVDKSVNPKELATQTPGFAGAELANVCNEAALIAARNNKPAVDMDDFMQAIDRVIGGLEKKNKIISPEEKKIVAYHEAGHAVTGWFLEHANPLVKVSIVPRGVAALGYAQYLPKEQYLNTTEEMMDEICMTLGGRAAEEIIFGRISTGALSDLERTTKMAYSIVSIYGMNNEIGHLSFYDPNRSEYSSRPYSEATAEKIDQEVKKLIDTAYQRTLALLREHGDALEALAQQLLEKEVLYQLDLVKLIGERPFDKRTVYQEFTDGDVVDSEEVEKPDTSEPTQENKEEAPKGDA encoded by the coding sequence ATGGATCAGAACAAAAGGAAAATTCCTAAAAATCCTTTGCCTAAAAAAAATAATTACCAAGTAGGAATGTTAATAGCATTAATATTGGTGGTTGTTGGATTGGCATATTTTAGTAAGAGCAGTACTACAGAAACAACAACTTTACACGACTTTAAGACAATGCTTAAAGATGGTGATGTTGATGAAATAACTATAGTTAATAATAGATGGGTTGAAGTTGTTTTAAATCAAGATGCTCTTAAAAAGAGTAAGTATAAAGATATAAAAGAAGAAAGAAGCCCATTTTCTGTTGTAAAGCAAGAACCTAATTATCGTTTTCAAATTGCATCAGCAGATCACTTTTTAAAAGTACTTGATGAAGCTCAAGCAAACTTGCCTGATGCACAAAAAGTACCTTATGAAGTAGATACTAGAGAGAGTTTCGGTACTTGGTTTATGAGTTCTGGATTCTTATTAGTGTTATTATTTGGTTTCTGGTTCTTAATGAGAAGAATGGCAGGCGGCGGAGCTGGTGGCCAAATCTTTAACATTGGTAAGTCAAAAGCTCAAATGTTTGATGCTGACCATATGAAAGTTACATTTAAAGATGTAGCAGGATTAGATGAGGCAAAAGAAGAAGTTGAAGAAATTGTTGATTTCTTAAAGAACTCAAAGAAATATACAGACCTAGGTGGTAAAATTCCAAAAGGTGTTTTACTAGTAGGCCCTCCTGGTACAGGTAAAACTTTACTAGCAAAAGCAGTAGCAGGCGAAGCAGGTGTTCCTTTCTTCAGTATGTCTGGTTCTGACTTTGTAGAAATGTTTGTAGGTGTAGGTGCAGCACGTGTGCGTGATCTATTTAAACAAGCAAAAGAAAAAGCGCCTTGTATTATCTTTATTGATGAGATTGATGCAATTGGTCGCTCAAGAGGTAAAGGTTCTATGCCAGGATCTAACGATGAGCGTGAAAACACATTAAACTCTCTATTAGTAGAAATGGATGGTTTTGGTACAGATTCAGGAGTAATTATCCTAGCTGCAACTAACCGCCCAGATGTATTAGATAGTGCGTTAATGAGAGCAGGTCGTTTTGACCGTCAAATCTCTATTGATAAGCCAGATATTAATGGTCGTGAGCAAATATTTAAGGTGCATTTAGGTCCTATTAAAGTTGACAAAAGTGTTAACCCTAAAGAATTAGCTACACAAACGCCAGGTTTTGCAGGTGCTGAATTAGCAAACGTATGTAACGAAGCAGCTTTAATCGCAGCTCGTAACAATAAACCTGCTGTTGATATGGATGATTTTATGCAAGCAATCGATCGTGTGATTGGTGGCCTTGAAAAGAAAAATAAAATTATTTCTCCAGAAGAGAAGAAGATTGTTGCTTATCACGAAGCAGGTCACGCTGTAACAGGTTGGTTCTTGGAACATGCAAACCCACTAGTGAAAGTAAGTATTGTTCCTCGTGGTGTTGCTGCATTAGGATATGCTCAATATTTACCTAAAGAGCAATATTTAAATACTACTGAAGAAATGATGGATGAGATCTGTATGACACTTGGTGGTCGTGCAGCTGAAGAAATCATCTTTGGAAGAATTTCTACAGGTGCTTTAAGTGATTTGGAGCGTACAACTAAAATGGCTTACAGTATTGTTTCTATCTATGGTATGAACAATGAAATTGGACATTTATCTTTCTACGATCCAAACAGAAGTGAATATAGCTCTAGACCTTATTCTGAAGCTACTGCTGAAAAAATTGATCAAGAGGTAAAGAAATTGATTGATACAGCCTACCAACGTACTTTAGCCTTGTTAAGAGAGCATGGTGATGCGTTAGAGGCATTAGCACAGCAGTTATTAGAGAAAGAGGTACTTTACCAATTAGACCTAGTGAAATTGATAGGAGAAAGACCTTTTGATAAGCGTACAGTTTATCAAGAATTCACAGATGGTGATGTGGTAGACAGTGAAGAAGTTGAAAAACCAGATACTTCAGAACCTACTCAAGAGAACAAAGAGGAAGCTCCGAAAGGAGATGCCTAA
- a CDS encoding biotin--[acetyl-CoA-carboxylase] ligase, which translates to MNNISANTSFIGKSVIYMPSCHSTNDALNKYASKKLAEGTVLVTTEQTKGRGQRGNTWECEQNANITLSVFLRPSFLEARHQFHLNVAISLAVYDTISSIVPRGTKIKWPNDILINQKKVCGILIENFIIGKNIDHTIVGIGLNINQKAFKGNFPATSLFMELNKKFQIRIVTESLLEHIEDRYLQLKNKGYAALRKEYYTHLFWYQEIGSFEEYKKDGTSIQFQGQILGVDENGCLSIAKDDKKIKNYAFKEVKHLY; encoded by the coding sequence TTGAATAATATCTCTGCCAATACGTCTTTTATCGGAAAAAGTGTCATATATATGCCTTCTTGTCACTCAACTAACGATGCTTTAAATAAATATGCATCAAAAAAGTTAGCAGAAGGAACCGTATTAGTAACAACTGAACAAACAAAAGGTAGAGGTCAGAGAGGAAATACATGGGAGTGTGAACAAAATGCTAATATCACTTTATCTGTATTTCTACGTCCTTCTTTTTTAGAAGCACGTCATCAATTTCATCTAAATGTTGCTATCTCTTTAGCTGTTTACGATACTATTTCTTCTATTGTTCCAAGAGGTACAAAAATAAAATGGCCTAATGATATTCTTATAAATCAGAAAAAGGTTTGTGGTATTTTAATTGAAAACTTCATTATTGGAAAAAATATTGACCATACTATTGTTGGCATTGGATTAAATATTAATCAAAAAGCTTTTAAAGGTAACTTCCCTGCTACCTCTTTGTTTATGGAATTAAATAAAAAATTTCAGATTCGTATAGTCACAGAATCTCTCTTAGAACATATTGAAGACAGGTATTTACAATTAAAAAATAAAGGTTACGCTGCGTTACGTAAAGAATATTATACACACTTATTTTGGTACCAAGAAATTGGATCTTTTGAAGAGTATAAAAAAGATGGAACTTCTATACAATTTCAAGGTCAAATTTTAGGAGTTGATGAAAATGGTTGTCTTTCAATTGCTAAGGATGACAAAAAAATTAAAAATTATGCTTTTAAAGAAGTAAAACACCTCTATTAA
- the udk gene encoding uridine kinase: METPFIVGITGGSGSGKTTFIENLTELIGEENICTVSQDNYYIEKDKQPEDAKGIKNFDTPYSIDLEKFYQDLRKLKNGEDVHIQEYTFNNAAAKPKMLTFTPKKVIILEGIFVFHDPRVLDIIDLKLFIEAKAHLKLSRRIRRDNVERGYDINDVLYRYENHVMPAYENYIKPHKENVDIIVRNDRNFDIALDVVKTFLHQKI, from the coding sequence ATGGAAACTCCTTTTATTGTAGGCATTACAGGTGGTAGTGGTTCTGGAAAAACTACGTTTATCGAAAACCTTACTGAACTTATTGGTGAAGAGAATATTTGTACTGTATCTCAAGACAATTATTATATCGAAAAAGATAAGCAACCGGAAGATGCTAAAGGGATCAAAAATTTTGATACTCCCTATTCTATAGATTTAGAAAAATTCTATCAAGATCTTCGCAAATTAAAAAATGGAGAAGATGTACACATTCAAGAGTACACATTTAATAATGCTGCTGCAAAACCTAAGATGCTTACTTTTACTCCTAAAAAAGTAATTATACTTGAAGGTATTTTTGTTTTTCATGACCCAAGAGTATTGGATATAATTGATTTAAAACTTTTTATTGAAGCAAAAGCACATCTAAAACTTAGCCGTAGAATTAGACGAGATAACGTTGAAAGAGGTTACGATATTAATGATGTTCTTTACCGTTACGAAAACCACGTAATGCCTGCTTATGAAAACTATATCAAACCTCATAAAGAGAATGTTGATATTATAGTTAGAAATGACAGAAATTTTGATATTGCTTTAGATGTTGTCAAAACATTCTTGCATCAGAAAATATAA
- a CDS encoding potassium channel family protein codes for MAEGKFAIIGLGQFGTSVAKNLSKLGAEVMAIDREIERVDVVKDDVAYAVALDSTDIKALSSQSIHEMDAVLLAIGENVEGLLLTTVLLLELKVKRIIARAVSEQQKIILQKLGVTEIILPEDEVGKMTAEMLLNPEIQSFISLPDDYDIVEVLAPLRTFGKFIDDLNLEDSFDIELIALRRTYEEYNKLGFKEEVDHLIRNPKDTNTTIQRGDKFILMAKKEAINKFLEINS; via the coding sequence ATGGCTGAGGGGAAATTTGCAATTATTGGTTTAGGTCAGTTTGGTACATCAGTTGCTAAAAATTTATCTAAACTAGGAGCCGAAGTAATGGCAATCGACAGAGAAATCGAACGTGTTGACGTTGTTAAAGACGATGTTGCTTATGCTGTTGCTTTGGACTCTACAGATATTAAAGCATTAAGTTCACAATCCATTCATGAAATGGATGCTGTATTGCTTGCTATTGGAGAAAATGTTGAAGGGCTTTTACTAACAACTGTATTATTACTAGAGCTTAAAGTAAAGAGAATTATTGCGAGAGCAGTAAGTGAACAACAAAAAATTATACTTCAGAAATTAGGAGTAACTGAAATTATTCTCCCAGAAGATGAAGTGGGTAAGATGACAGCAGAAATGCTTCTAAATCCAGAAATACAATCGTTCATATCATTACCAGATGATTATGATATTGTAGAAGTTTTAGCTCCATTACGTACTTTTGGAAAATTTATTGACGACCTAAATCTTGAAGACTCTTTTGATATTGAATTAATTGCGCTCAGACGTACTTATGAAGAATATAACAAACTAGGTTTTAAAGAAGAAGTAGATCATTTAATTCGAAATCCAAAAGATACAAATACTACAATCCAAAGAGGTGATAAATTTATTCTAATGGCTAAAAAAGAAGCTATTAATAAATTTCTTGAAATAAATAGTTAA
- a CDS encoding efflux RND transporter permease subunit codes for MEPNKNSNNEDTQTKEFGLSSFSISNSTSIFILTIIIAVFGMFSYVGMPKEQFPEIRIPMVYIRTMHPGNSPVDIESLITRPIEKELKSMKGVKEIISTSAQDFSVITVEFNEDVEISKALQDTKDAVDKSKSELPTDLDQDPDVQEMDFSEIPIMVINLSGDFEIQKLKDYAEDLQDELEEFREVSRVDITGSVEREIQINADLYKMDAMQLAFSDISNSISNENITMSGGDVKMGNGFRRALRVDGEFKNVEEIRNVIVKSEDQNTIYLKDLAEVKDSYVERKSYARLASSNFSERGAYPVVSLKVVKRGGENLIEATDKIMDALDAAKESYLPSNLDIVITESQSNEMKTSLANLENSIISGMILVVVVLLFFMGLRNALFVGMAIPLSMFLSFLILSSLGVTINMVVLFALILALGMLVDNAIVVIENIYRLRESGMTTKQAAKQGTGEVALAIISSTATTLAAFVPLAFWGGIMGEFMKYLPITLISVLASSLFVGLVINPVIAFKYMKVDSEEAYKTINKTKVTIGLILLVLAIPGYIFGETYSLGNVLMLGAFIALLDGILLKRMAHFFQNVILVRLESIYLSTLKWALKGKTPYVLVIGNTLFLFVAIAWFGARLGSGQVPIEFFPDSDPRYVYMYIEAPQGTDVEETNKIALELEGRLYKDLAPYSEIIESIVSNVGENTNDPQDGAANTVTPNRARIAVGFVPFEKRNGVSSVEVMSLCAKIAKDIPGVEIVTDKEQNGPPTGKPISIELTGEDYLVLIEEAGKLKAIIEQSGIPGIDKLSIDISVSKPELLVNIDRNKARRFGVSTGLLAQNMRTAIYGQEVSKFKDGEDDYPIQLRLKDEYRYDLSTLNDQRITFRDNKGKFHQVPVSSVAKLDYSTTVGEIKRKDLDRVVTLSSNVTKGYNNQVVVENVKNLLGAYEMPPQYRYKFGGEQEDQAESMAFLEKAMLIALCAIFLILVSQFNSFVKPFIIIASVVFSLIGVLLGLIIFNDPFVIIMTGIGIISLAGIVVNNAIVLIDCADQLVAGRKKHLGMDEDERLPIKDLVECIQEAGFTRLRPVLLTAITTVLGLIPLATGMNIDFFGMFAHFNPDIYFGGPNADTWGPMAWTVIYGLTFATFLTLVIVPVMLLIFEKIGFAFEGLTSSKKK; via the coding sequence ATGGAACCTAACAAAAATTCAAACAATGAGGATACTCAAACCAAAGAATTTGGTTTGAGTAGTTTCTCAATAAGTAATAGTACTTCAATATTTATTCTTACAATAATTATTGCTGTATTTGGTATGTTTTCATACGTTGGAATGCCGAAGGAACAATTTCCTGAAATTCGTATTCCAATGGTCTACATACGTACAATGCACCCAGGTAACTCTCCTGTAGATATAGAATCGTTAATTACACGACCTATTGAAAAGGAGTTGAAATCTATGAAAGGTGTAAAAGAAATTATCTCTACTTCTGCACAAGATTTCTCTGTTATTACAGTGGAATTTAATGAGGATGTAGAAATTTCTAAAGCATTACAAGATACAAAGGATGCAGTAGATAAATCAAAAAGTGAATTACCTACAGATTTAGATCAAGATCCTGATGTTCAAGAAATGGACTTCTCTGAGATACCTATTATGGTGATTAACCTTTCAGGTGATTTCGAAATTCAGAAATTGAAAGATTATGCAGAAGACCTTCAAGATGAATTAGAAGAGTTTAGAGAAGTATCTCGTGTAGATATTACTGGCTCTGTAGAACGTGAGATTCAAATTAATGCAGATTTGTATAAAATGGATGCTATGCAATTGGCATTCTCTGATATCTCAAATTCTATTTCTAATGAAAACATAACAATGTCTGGCGGTGATGTGAAAATGGGAAATGGTTTCCGTAGAGCATTACGTGTTGATGGTGAGTTTAAAAATGTAGAAGAAATTAGAAACGTAATTGTAAAATCTGAAGATCAGAATACAATTTATCTTAAAGATTTAGCTGAAGTAAAAGATAGTTATGTAGAACGTAAAAGTTATGCTCGTTTAGCTTCTTCTAATTTTTCAGAAAGAGGAGCCTATCCGGTAGTATCACTTAAAGTAGTAAAAAGAGGTGGTGAAAACCTTATTGAAGCTACGGATAAGATTATGGATGCTCTGGACGCAGCAAAAGAAAGTTATTTACCAAGCAACTTAGATATTGTAATTACTGAGTCTCAATCTAACGAAATGAAAACATCTCTGGCCAATCTAGAGAACAGTATTATTTCGGGTATGATTCTAGTTGTAGTGGTTCTTCTTTTCTTTATGGGATTAAGAAATGCATTATTTGTTGGTATGGCAATTCCATTATCAATGTTCTTATCATTCTTGATTTTAAGTTCGTTGGGAGTAACTATCAACATGGTAGTACTTTTTGCTTTAATTCTAGCACTTGGTATGTTAGTAGATAATGCTATTGTGGTAATTGAGAATATATATCGACTCCGGGAATCAGGAATGACCACAAAACAAGCAGCTAAACAAGGTACAGGTGAAGTTGCTCTAGCAATTATTTCTTCTACAGCAACAACATTAGCAGCCTTTGTACCTCTTGCATTTTGGGGTGGAATTATGGGTGAGTTTATGAAATACTTACCTATTACGTTGATCTCAGTTTTAGCGTCTTCATTATTTGTTGGTTTAGTAATCAACCCCGTAATCGCTTTCAAATACATGAAAGTAGATTCTGAGGAAGCTTATAAAACGATCAATAAAACAAAGGTAACAATAGGCTTAATCTTATTAGTTTTAGCTATTCCGGGTTATATATTTGGGGAAACGTATTCTTTAGGGAATGTTCTAATGTTAGGAGCATTTATCGCACTATTAGACGGTATACTCTTAAAAAGAATGGCTCATTTCTTCCAAAATGTGATTTTAGTACGTTTAGAATCAATTTATCTATCAACATTAAAGTGGGCTTTAAAAGGCAAAACACCTTATGTTTTAGTAATTGGTAATACTTTATTCCTATTTGTTGCTATTGCATGGTTTGGAGCTCGTTTAGGTAGTGGTCAAGTTCCTATCGAATTTTTCCCAGATTCAGACCCTCGTTATGTCTATATGTATATAGAGGCACCTCAAGGTACAGATGTAGAAGAAACAAATAAGATAGCATTAGAGCTTGAAGGTAGGTTGTATAAAGACTTAGCACCTTATAGTGAAATTATTGAATCTATTGTTTCTAATGTAGGGGAAAATACAAATGACCCTCAAGATGGTGCAGCAAATACAGTAACACCAAACCGAGCAAGGATTGCTGTTGGTTTTGTTCCTTTTGAGAAACGTAATGGAGTGAGTTCTGTAGAAGTGATGTCACTTTGTGCAAAGATTGCAAAAGATATTCCTGGTGTTGAAATCGTTACAGATAAAGAGCAAAATGGTCCTCCAACAGGTAAGCCAATTAGTATTGAACTTACAGGTGAAGATTATTTAGTTTTAATTGAAGAGGCAGGGAAATTAAAGGCAATAATTGAACAATCTGGTATTCCTGGTATTGATAAATTATCTATCGATATTTCTGTTAGTAAACCAGAATTGTTGGTTAATATTGATCGTAATAAAGCAAGAAGATTTGGTGTTTCTACCGGGCTTTTAGCTCAAAATATGCGTACAGCAATTTATGGTCAAGAGGTTTCTAAATTTAAAGATGGTGAGGATGATTATCCAATTCAACTTCGATTAAAAGATGAATACCGTTATGACTTATCAACATTAAATGACCAACGTATTACATTTAGAGACAATAAAGGTAAATTCCATCAAGTACCTGTTTCTTCAGTAGCAAAGTTAGATTACAGTACTACAGTTGGAGAAATCAAAAGAAAAGATTTAGATAGAGTGGTTACATTAAGTTCAAACGTTACAAAAGGCTATAATAATCAAGTTGTAGTAGAGAATGTGAAGAATTTATTAGGTGCTTATGAAATGCCTCCACAATACAGATATAAGTTTGGAGGAGAACAAGAAGACCAAGCAGAATCAATGGCTTTCTTAGAAAAAGCAATGCTAATTGCATTATGTGCTATCTTCTTAATTTTAGTATCTCAGTTTAACTCTTTTGTAAAACCATTTATCATTATTGCTTCTGTAGTATTTAGTTTGATAGGGGTATTACTAGGATTAATTATATTCAATGATCCTTTCGTAATTATTATGACAGGTATAGGTATTATCTCTTTAGCTGGTATTGTAGTAAACAACGCTATTGTATTAATAGATTGTGCAGACCAGTTAGTGGCAGGTCGTAAGAAACATCTTGGAATGGACGAAGATGAAAGGTTACCGATTAAAGATCTAGTGGAATGTATTCAAGAGGCTGGTTTTACACGTTTACGTCCTGTATTGTTAACAGCGATCACAACAGTTTTAGGTCTGATTCCATTAGCCACAGGTATGAATATCGATTTCTTTGGCATGTTTGCTCATTTTAATCCAGATATTTATTTTGGAGGTCCAAATGCTGATACATGGGGTCCAATGGCATGGACTGTGATTTACGGATTAACATTCGCTACGTTCTTAACGTTAGTAATTGTTCCTGTAATGTTATTAATATTTGAGAAAATAGGTTTTGCTTTTGAAGGTTTAACTTCAAGTAAGAAGAAATAA
- a CDS encoding NAD-dependent epimerase/dehydratase family protein: protein MTKILITGGAGFVPSSLADKLLENPKYQVVCVDNFLTGAQWKVPKHPNCKFIKCDVNKYDEIAAIMTSHNFDYVFHYAAVVGVKRTLDNPVLVLEDIQGIENVLRLSKNTGVKRVFYSSSSEVYGEPVHLPQHEHTTPLNSRLPYAIVKNLGEAYCRSFKQEFNLDYTILRFFNTYGPKQSTDFVMSKFIDAALRDEPITIYGDGSQTRTFFYIEDNVEATLSMLEENLVVNDVINVGNDRISTIKELAELIIKTTNSKSEIIYLPPLKEGDMSRRQPDVEKLKEILDRDFTLLEDGLSKVIEVRKAMMNNTLKTV, encoded by the coding sequence ATGACAAAAATATTAATTACTGGTGGTGCAGGTTTTGTACCTAGTTCATTAGCAGATAAATTATTAGAAAATCCTAAATATCAAGTTGTTTGTGTAGATAATTTTCTAACTGGTGCTCAGTGGAAAGTACCGAAACATCCCAACTGTAAATTTATTAAGTGTGACGTAAATAAATACGATGAGATTGCAGCGATCATGACATCTCATAATTTTGATTACGTATTCCATTATGCTGCCGTTGTTGGTGTTAAAAGAACATTAGATAACCCAGTTTTAGTTTTAGAAGATATTCAAGGTATTGAAAACGTATTACGCCTTAGTAAAAATACGGGTGTAAAAAGAGTATTCTACTCTTCTTCTTCTGAAGTTTATGGTGAGCCAGTTCATTTACCACAACATGAACATACTACACCATTAAACTCAAGGTTACCTTATGCAATCGTTAAAAATTTAGGTGAAGCATATTGTAGATCTTTTAAGCAAGAGTTTAATTTAGATTATACTATTCTACGCTTCTTCAATACATACGGACCAAAACAAAGTACTGACTTTGTAATGTCTAAATTTATTGATGCTGCATTAAGAGATGAGCCAATTACTATTTATGGAGATGGTTCTCAAACAAGAACATTCTTTTATATAGAAGACAACGTTGAAGCTACTCTTTCTATGTTAGAAGAAAACCTTGTTGTAAATGATGTTATAAACGTAGGTAATGATAGAATTTCTACAATTAAGGAGTTAGCTGAGTTAATTATCAAAACCACTAATTCTAAATCAGAAATTATCTATTTACCACCTTTAAAAGAAGGTGATATGTCGAGAAGACAACCTGATGTAGAAAAACTAAAAGAAATTCTTGATCGTGACTTCACTTTACTTGAAGATGGATTATCAAAAGTAATTGAAGTTAGAAAAGCAATGATGAATAATACACTTAAAACTGTTTAG
- the rsfS gene encoding ribosome silencing factor: MKDKSVGAEELAHIVAKGMQEIKAQNIEILDLRKVKNGVTDFFVICTASSDTQLDSIKDSIEKEVKDTVGEKPWATEGVGTQGWALLDYINVVAHVFLPKKREFYALEELWGDAKVFKLPNQ; the protein is encoded by the coding sequence ATGAAAGATAAATCAGTAGGCGCAGAAGAGTTAGCACACATTGTTGCAAAAGGAATGCAAGAAATTAAGGCTCAAAACATAGAAATCTTAGATTTACGAAAAGTTAAGAACGGCGTAACAGATTTCTTTGTAATTTGTACCGCCTCTTCAGATACGCAGTTAGATTCTATTAAGGATAGTATTGAGAAAGAAGTAAAAGATACGGTTGGTGAAAAACCTTGGGCAACAGAAGGTGTTGGAACGCAAGGATGGGCATTACTAGATTATATTAATGTAGTAGCACATGTTTTTCTACCAAAGAAGAGAGAATTTTATGCTCTTGAAGAATTATGGGGTGATGCGAAAGTATTCAAATTACCAAATCAATAA
- a CDS encoding aspartyl protease family protein, translated as MNTNRFIKMMLVNMLLFFLSLTNICKAQKATVHLKNLAFKDSSTRSVQIPFQLVNNLMVIPVRVNNSDTLHFIFDSGVSYIILSDQETAKQLNLSTRKIRRIKINGFGEKGDVSAFHSWGNKVDLKGIEGLNQDVIYPSKDILNLSTNMGMKIHGLIGASIFNNFIVGIDYRRKVLTLYEKEYYSLKKRDRFKRKFESFTIDVKRNRSFLLTKIASKETNKEHSVSLLIDTGASHALSILESDHHPLKASIKAIRDHMGVGIGGDLYGKVNRLDYLNIGSFSLEGPIVKYPEKTSMSIGVTDTTRHGSLGGEVLRRFYVILDYHNKEILLKKNANYKEDFLYNYIGLEFTKPYPGLPLFQVSKVRGESPAGRAGIIEGDRLVKINGFITSTMSADEIRMLFRGRHGKKLSLHIENNKGESKKYYLTLEDPFKVAANEF; from the coding sequence ATGAATACCAACCGTTTTATAAAAATGATGTTGGTGAACATGCTACTATTTTTCTTATCACTTACTAACATTTGTAAAGCACAAAAAGCAACCGTTCACCTAAAAAATCTTGCATTTAAAGATTCTTCAACACGTTCTGTTCAGATACCTTTCCAATTGGTTAACAACTTAATGGTTATACCTGTTCGTGTAAATAATTCTGATACTTTACATTTTATTTTTGATTCTGGGGTATCCTACATTATTCTATCAGATCAAGAAACAGCCAAACAATTAAATTTATCAACTCGTAAAATTCGTAGAATAAAAATTAATGGTTTTGGTGAGAAAGGTGATGTGAGTGCATTTCATTCTTGGGGCAATAAAGTTGATTTAAAAGGAATAGAAGGTCTAAATCAAGATGTTATCTACCCTAGTAAAGATATTTTGAATTTATCAACCAATATGGGAATGAAGATTCATGGATTAATAGGGGCCTCTATCTTTAACAATTTTATTGTTGGGATTGATTACAGACGAAAGGTATTGACATTATACGAAAAAGAATATTACAGTCTTAAAAAGCGTGATCGATTTAAAAGAAAATTTGAATCTTTTACTATTGATGTTAAAAGGAATAGATCTTTCTTGCTAACAAAAATAGCATCAAAAGAAACTAATAAAGAACATAGTGTATCTTTATTAATTGATACAGGTGCAAGCCATGCTTTATCTATATTAGAATCTGACCATCATCCATTAAAGGCATCAATTAAAGCAATAAGAGACCACATGGGGGTTGGTATTGGAGGTGATCTGTATGGAAAGGTAAACCGATTAGATTATTTAAACATAGGTTCATTCTCTTTAGAGGGGCCAATTGTAAAATATCCAGAAAAAACCTCTATGAGTATTGGCGTAACTGATACCACAAGGCATGGTAGTTTAGGTGGTGAAGTTTTAAGACGTTTTTATGTAATCTTAGATTACCACAATAAAGAGATTCTTTTAAAGAAAAATGCTAATTATAAAGAAGATTTTTTATACAATTATATTGGGTTAGAGTTTACAAAGCCATACCCTGGGTTACCGCTATTTCAAGTATCAAAAGTAAGGGGGGAGTCTCCTGCTGGGCGTGCTGGGATAATAGAGGGAGATCGATTAGTAAAAATAAATGGATTCATTACATCTACAATGTCGGCAGATGAGATAAGAATGCTATTTAGAGGTAGACATGGGAAAAAATTATCATTACATATTGAAAATAATAAAGGAGAAAGTAAAAAATACTACCTCACTTTAGAAGATCCATTTAAAGTAGCAGCAAACGAATTTTAA